Proteins from a genomic interval of Pseudomonadota bacterium:
- the cas1e gene encoding type I-E CRISPR-associated endonuclease Cas1e produces MNGEPILPPLKPIPIKDRISVAYVEKGNVDVLDGAFVVVDKNGIRTHIPVGSLVCIMLEPGTRVSHAAVVLASRVGCLLIWVGQSGVRLYSAGQPGGARADRLLYQAKLALDDETRLKVVRKMYEMRFKEKPPERRSIEQLRGIEAVRVRKMYELFARQYGVKWIHRNYDYTEWESGDVPNRCLSSATACLYGVTEAAILAAGYAPAVGFIHTGKPQSFVYDIADLFKFETVVPMAFRIASKNPKEPEREVRLACRDAFRQSRLLRRIIPTIEQVLSAGGLPFPGRPDESIAPAIPNKEVIGDAGHRG; encoded by the coding sequence ATGAACGGTGAACCAATTCTTCCTCCCCTAAAACCTATTCCCATAAAAGATCGGATTTCTGTAGCCTATGTGGAGAAGGGGAACGTTGACGTGCTCGACGGGGCTTTTGTCGTGGTTGATAAGAATGGTATTCGGACCCATATCCCTGTTGGCAGTCTGGTATGCATCATGCTGGAGCCGGGTACGCGGGTATCTCATGCGGCTGTCGTCCTGGCGTCGCGTGTGGGGTGTCTTCTCATCTGGGTGGGTCAATCCGGGGTGCGTCTCTATTCGGCAGGGCAGCCCGGAGGGGCAAGAGCCGACAGGCTCCTTTATCAGGCAAAACTCGCCCTTGATGATGAAACACGGCTCAAAGTTGTCCGCAAGATGTATGAGATGCGCTTTAAGGAGAAGCCGCCCGAAAGGCGCAGCATTGAACAATTGAGGGGCATCGAGGCGGTAAGGGTGAGGAAGATGTACGAGCTTTTTGCCCGTCAGTATGGCGTAAAATGGATTCACCGGAATTATGACTACACCGAATGGGAAAGCGGTGATGTGCCTAACCGCTGTCTCAGTTCTGCCACGGCCTGTCTCTACGGTGTGACAGAGGCGGCTATTCTGGCGGCAGGATATGCACCGGCAGTGGGCTTCATTCACACGGGCAAACCGCAGTCATTCGTCTATGACATTGCCGATCTCTTCAAGTTTGAAACAGTAGTGCCCATGGCGTTTCGCATTGCGTCAAAGAATCCCAAAGAACCCGAAAGGGAAGTTCGTCTGGCCTGCCGGGATGCCTTCCGGCAAAGTCGTCTCTTGCGCCGAATAATTCCCACCATTGAACAGGTGCTGAGTGCCGGAGGTCTCCCTTTCCCTGGAAGGCCTGATGAATCGATAGCTCCGGCAATTCCCAATAAGGAGGTCATCGGCGATGCTGGTCATCGTGGTTGA
- the cas2e gene encoding type I-E CRISPR-associated endoribonuclease Cas2e produces the protein MLVIVVENAPPRLRGRLAIWLLEVRAGVYVGNVTRRVREMIWDTVIKGIEDGNAVMAWNTNTESGFDFVTCGANRREPVEIDGLKLVSFLPEISQDGEADSL, from the coding sequence ATGCTGGTCATCGTGGTTGAGAATGCACCGCCAAGATTACGCGGGCGTCTGGCAATCTGGCTTCTGGAAGTACGGGCAGGGGTATACGTGGGTAATGTCACCAGGAGGGTGCGGGAGATGATCTGGGACACTGTGATAAAAGGGATTGAAGACGGCAACGCTGTGATGGCATGGAATACAAACACGGAATCAGGGTTTGATTTTGTGACATGTGGTGCTAACCGGCGTGAACCGGTGGAGATTGATGGATTGAAACTGGTTTCTTTTTTACCGGAAATATCGCAGGATGGAGAGGCCGATTCCTTGTAG